A part of Alphaproteobacteria bacterium genomic DNA contains:
- a CDS encoding kinase/pyrophosphorylase, with protein MIHHTKDQKFHVHLVSDSTGDTIFSVARACLSQFAHQQYVEHFWNLVRTDRQMDFVIESIEKNPGFVMYTLVDEKLRDRLKLLCQKLSLPIVPVLEPLMHELTLFFGAQSVGRPGRQYVLNDKYFNRIEAIEYTLMHDDGQLGPDLYKADIILVGVSRSSKTPTCMYLANRGYRVANFPYVPGCPLPSILFDVTKPLIVGLTKDPENLVEIRRNRLKLLNQGEHVDYVDLQKVKAEVLEARRFYRSHKWPVVDVTRRSIEETAAEIIMLLQRRDLDKLSTIEQQEKS; from the coding sequence ATGATTCATCATACAAAAGATCAAAAATTTCATGTTCATTTGGTGTCTGATTCAACGGGGGATACAATTTTTTCGGTTGCGAGAGCCTGTCTCTCTCAATTTGCACACCAACAATATGTAGAGCATTTTTGGAATTTGGTCCGGACAGATCGTCAAATGGATTTTGTGATTGAAAGTATCGAGAAAAATCCTGGCTTTGTCATGTATACGCTTGTTGATGAAAAGCTAAGAGATCGCTTAAAGCTTTTGTGTCAAAAGTTGAGCCTTCCAATTGTTCCAGTGTTAGAGCCATTAATGCATGAGTTAACATTATTTTTTGGCGCCCAATCGGTTGGAAGGCCAGGCAGACAATATGTTTTGAATGATAAATATTTTAATCGTATTGAAGCAATTGAATATACTTTGATGCATGATGATGGGCAATTAGGGCCAGATTTATATAAGGCGGATATTATATTGGTCGGTGTTTCACGATCTTCAAAAACACCAACATGCATGTATCTTGCCAATAGAGGCTATCGGGTCGCAAACTTTCCTTATGTTCCGGGATGTCCGCTGCCCTCAATTTTGTTTGATGTCACAAAGCCTCTCATTGTTGGCCTCACAAAAGATCCAGAAAATCTTGTTGAAATAAGGCGGAATCGATTGAAATTGCTTAATCAAGGAGAGCATGTTGATTATGTTGATTTGCAAAAAGTAAAAGCAGAAGTTTTAGAGGCGCGTCGCTTTTATCGCTCGCACAAATGGCCGGTTGTTGATGTTACAAGAAGGTCCATTGAAGAAACAGCCGCTGAAATTATTATGCTTTTACAACGTCGTGATTTAGATAAATTGTCAACTATTGAGCAACAAGAGAAGAGCTGA
- a CDS encoding dephospho-CoA kinase: MIILGLTGSIAMGKSTVAKMLRQLKVPVHDADQAVHSLLQQDHHVIEVLSKLFPDAYHGGYIHRKDLSANVVKDPGNLKKIEQILHPRVKDKTLSFIHRHFRKKTPVICLDIPLLFEKEIDRNPDYGIDYVITVSAPHFIQRSRLMARPNMTADKIKILTENQMPDHQKRKRSDFIVETGLSKAYTLKQIRKILSEIQK, encoded by the coding sequence ATGATTATATTGGGTTTAACAGGTTCTATTGCAATGGGAAAATCAACTGTTGCAAAGATGTTAAGGCAGTTGAAAGTGCCTGTTCATGATGCTGATCAGGCTGTTCATTCGCTGTTACAACAAGATCACCATGTGATAGAAGTTCTCTCTAAATTGTTCCCTGATGCTTATCATGGCGGATATATTCATCGTAAGGATTTGTCAGCTAATGTTGTGAAAGATCCGGGTAATTTGAAAAAAATTGAGCAGATCCTTCATCCTAGAGTGAAAGATAAAACGCTCTCCTTTATTCATAGGCATTTTCGAAAAAAGACGCCTGTGATTTGTCTGGATATCCCGCTTCTTTTTGAAAAAGAAATTGATCGCAATCCTGATTATGGCATTGATTATGTTATCACTGTGTCAGCTCCTCATTTTATTCAGCGCTCTCGATTGATGGCGCGTCCAAATATGACTGCGGATAAAATCAAAATTTTAACTGAGAATCAAATGCCAGATCATCAAAAACGAAAAAGGTCTGATTTTATTGTTGAGACTGGTCTTTCAAAGGCCTATACTTTAAAACAGATTCGAAAGATTTTGAGTGAGATTCAAAAATGA
- the dnaQ gene encoding DNA polymerase III subunit epsilon, with the protein MTREVVLDTETTGFEPSKGHRLVEIGCIELINHLPTGKVYHQYINPDRDVPADAFRVHGLSTEFLADYPQFPEIASDFLAFIGDSPLVIHNAAFDMKFLNHELKAYSFPEIAYDRAIDTVLIARKKFPGSPASLDALCKRFKIDNSSRTLHGALLDSELLAEVYLELLGGRQSDFGMQMMGAGPTEGAQQTSQLVRALGPKEKRASRQFQLSPEELKEHESMIAGLKNSIWLS; encoded by the coding sequence ATGACAAGAGAAGTGGTTTTAGATACAGAAACAACAGGATTTGAGCCTTCAAAAGGCCATCGCCTTGTTGAAATTGGTTGTATTGAGCTCATCAATCATTTGCCAACCGGTAAAGTTTATCATCAATATATCAATCCAGACCGTGATGTGCCGGCTGATGCTTTTAGAGTTCATGGTCTTTCAACAGAATTTTTGGCAGACTATCCGCAATTCCCAGAAATTGCTTCAGATTTTTTAGCTTTTATTGGTGATTCACCATTGGTTATTCATAACGCAGCTTTTGATATGAAGTTTTTAAATCACGAATTGAAAGCTTATTCTTTTCCTGAAATTGCTTATGATCGTGCGATTGATACGGTATTGATTGCGCGTAAAAAATTTCCAGGATCTCCTGCGAGCCTTGATGCTTTGTGTAAAAGATTTAAAATTGATAATTCATCCAGAACGTTACATGGTGCTTTATTAGATTCTGAGCTCTTGGCTGAAGTTTACCTAGAGCTTTTAGGTGGGCGTCAGTCAGATTTTGGTATGCAGATGATGGGGGCAGGGCCAACAGAAGGAGCTCAGCAAACATCTCAGCTGGTTCGTGCATTAGGTCCAAAAGAAAAAAGGGCATCACGTCAATTTCAGCTCTCTCCAGAAGAATTGAAAGAGCATGAATCAATGATTGCAGGATTAAAAAATTCGATTTGGTTATCATAA